One genomic window of Luteitalea pratensis includes the following:
- a CDS encoding TolB family protein, which translates to MLRDRRVGTIRMLSVNGSAVPGDQSSSNAVLSADGRVVAFESLATNLVPGTDVNGADRDIYIAVLATGAITRASLDTSGLQREGPSFAPAVSADGRYVAFTSDARLDEASALGDARTDRPHTGRHHVFVRDLARGITRRVSRRPDGSEPNGASFLPSINSDGRWLAFVSNATDLAAGDTKDVSNIFLHDLEASTTTLVSRGVDGAASDGASTRPVLSGSGHLVAFESVASNLVCGKRCRPLDLDINLLTDVFVFDRDERSIVRLSSDSHSGWMEASGSPALDASGRVAAFSSRHPIADHDTRNDFDLFVVTPCGDGTTVQR; encoded by the coding sequence ATGCTGCGCGATCGTCGAGTCGGGACGATACGAATGCTCAGCGTGAACGGCAGCGCGGTGCCCGGCGACCAGTCCAGTAGTAATGCTGTCCTCAGCGCTGACGGGCGTGTCGTCGCCTTCGAATCGCTCGCGACGAATCTGGTGCCAGGCACCGACGTGAACGGGGCCGATCGCGACATCTACATTGCTGTTCTTGCCACGGGCGCGATCACACGCGCGAGTCTCGATACCAGCGGTCTTCAGCGGGAGGGGCCGAGCTTCGCGCCGGCCGTCAGTGCTGACGGTCGGTACGTGGCGTTCACGTCCGATGCGAGGCTGGACGAGGCTTCTGCGCTGGGAGACGCGCGGACGGACCGGCCACACACCGGCAGGCATCACGTGTTCGTGCGCGATCTGGCGCGTGGGATCACGCGGCGAGTGAGTCGCCGACCGGATGGGAGCGAACCCAACGGAGCAAGCTTCCTCCCCTCGATCAACAGCGATGGCCGCTGGCTGGCATTCGTATCGAACGCGACCGATCTCGCCGCTGGCGATACGAAAGACGTTTCGAATATCTTTCTCCATGACCTCGAGGCGTCCACGACGACGCTTGTCAGCCGCGGCGTCGACGGCGCCGCGAGCGATGGCGCAAGCACGCGGCCCGTGCTCTCGGGGAGCGGACACTTGGTGGCCTTCGAGTCCGTCGCGTCCAACTTGGTATGCGGAAAGCGATGCCGCCCGCTCGACCTGGACATCAACCTCTTGACCGATGTGTTCGTCTTCGATCGAGATGAGCGGTCGATCGTACGCCTCAGTTCCGACTCGCACAGCGGCTGGATGGAGGCGAGTGGGTCGCCAGCGCTCGACGCAAGCGGACGCGTTGCGGCGTTCTCATCGCGTCATCCGATAGCCGATCACGATACCCGCAACGACTTCGACTTGTTCGTCGTGACGCCTTGTGGTGACGGCACGACAGTCCAACGGTGA